In Fusobacterium canifelinum, a genomic segment contains:
- the murI gene encoding glutamate racemase, with protein sequence MAEKTQKIGIFDSGLGGTTVLKELIKSLPNEDYIYYGDNGNFPYGSGKTKNELQKLTERILDFFVKNNCKLVIVACNTASTAAIDYLREKFSLPIIGIIEAGVKIASKNTKNKNIAVISTKFTAESHGYKNKAKMLDSELNVKEIACIEFAQMIETGWDTFDNRKELLNKYLSEIPKNADTLVLGCTHYPLIRKDIEKNIKIKVVDPAVEIVERATQTLTSLNLLNDKKEIGRIIFFVTGETYHFKPTAEKFLGKEIEIYRIPK encoded by the coding sequence ATGGCAGAAAAAACTCAAAAAATAGGAATATTTGACTCTGGTTTAGGAGGAACAACTGTACTAAAAGAATTGATAAAGTCACTTCCAAATGAGGACTATATATATTATGGGGATAATGGAAACTTCCCTTATGGTTCTGGAAAAACTAAAAATGAACTTCAAAAGTTAACTGAAAGAATTTTAGATTTTTTTGTCAAAAATAATTGTAAGCTGGTTATAGTAGCTTGTAATACAGCTTCTACTGCTGCTATTGATTATTTAAGAGAAAAATTTTCTTTACCTATAATTGGTATTATTGAGGCAGGAGTAAAGATAGCAAGTAAAAATACTAAAAATAAAAATATTGCTGTAATATCTACTAAATTTACAGCTGAATCTCATGGTTATAAAAATAAAGCTAAAATGCTTGATAGTGAATTGAATGTTAAAGAAATTGCTTGTATTGAGTTTGCTCAAATGATAGAAACAGGTTGGGATACTTTTGACAATAGAAAGGAACTTTTAAATAAATATCTATCAGAAATTCCTAAAAATGCTGATACCTTAGTATTAGGTTGTACTCATTATCCACTTATAAGAAAAGATATTGAAAAAAATATTAAAATTAAAGTGGTTGATCCAGCAGTAGAAATAGTTGAAAGAGCTACACAAACTTTGACTTCTCTTAATCTTTTGAATGATAAAAAAGAAATAGGAAGAATAATTTTTTTTGTAACAGGAGAAACATACCATTTTAAACCAACTGCTGAAAAATTTTTAGGAAAAGAAATAGAAATTTATAGAATACCAAAATAA
- a CDS encoding FtsB family cell division protein, whose amino-acid sequence MNKRLLWLIVIIILLLSSFNVIPQIKHSLSKKKSTQEEIIAVNKKIEEIKADIEKYDKKITSLDDEFEKERVARNMFQMVKENEVIYKYVEKNTNNKTEKTEEEK is encoded by the coding sequence ATGAATAAAAGATTATTATGGCTTATAGTAATAATTATTTTACTACTATCAAGTTTCAATGTTATACCTCAGATAAAACATAGTCTTTCTAAAAAGAAGAGCACTCAGGAAGAGATTATTGCTGTCAATAAAAAAATTGAAGAAATAAAAGCAGATATAGAAAAATATGATAAAAAAATTACTTCCTTAGATGATGAATTTGAAAAAGAAAGAGTTGCAAGAAATATGTTCCAAATGGTAAAAGAAAATGAAGTAATATATAAGTATGTAGAAAAAAATACTAATAATAAAACTGAAAAAACTGAGGAGGAAAAATGA
- the glpX gene encoding class II fructose-bisphosphatase — MKRELALEFARVTEAAALAAHKWVGRGKKESADQAGVDAMRTMLNRLAIDGEIVIGEGEIDEAPMLYIGEKVGQIYNAEEKDSVTYVDPVDIAVDPVEGTRMTAQGQPNAITVLAVGKKGSFLKAPDMYMEKLIVGPEAKGKIDLSKPLEDNIHAVAKALKKELKDLMIVILDKPRHKELIKDLQTMGVKVYALPDGDVAGSILTCMIDSDVDMLYGIGGAPEGVISAAVIRALGGDMQARLKLRSEVKGASLENDKISKFEKLRCEEQGLKVGEILKIEDLAKDDEIIFSATGITGGDLLEGVKRKGNIARTQTLVVRGLSKTVRYINSIHNLDFKDEKITHLVK; from the coding sequence ATGAAAAGAGAACTAGCTTTGGAATTTGCAAGAGTTACAGAAGCAGCAGCACTTGCTGCACATAAGTGGGTTGGTAGAGGAAAAAAAGAATCAGCTGACCAAGCTGGTGTAGATGCTATGAGAACTATGCTTAATAGACTTGCAATTGATGGAGAGATAGTAATAGGAGAAGGGGAAATTGATGAAGCTCCTATGTTATATATAGGAGAAAAAGTTGGACAAATATATAATGCAGAAGAAAAAGATTCTGTTACTTATGTTGACCCTGTTGATATTGCTGTTGACCCTGTTGAAGGAACTAGAATGACTGCTCAAGGTCAGCCAAATGCTATAACTGTTTTAGCTGTTGGTAAAAAAGGAAGTTTCTTAAAAGCTCCTGATATGTATATGGAAAAACTAATTGTTGGACCAGAAGCAAAAGGAAAAATAGATTTATCAAAACCTCTTGAAGATAATATTCATGCTGTTGCAAAAGCATTAAAGAAAGAATTAAAAGACTTGATGATAGTTATTTTAGATAAACCAAGACATAAAGAATTGATAAAAGATTTGCAAACTATGGGTGTAAAAGTTTACGCTCTACCTGATGGAGATGTTGCAGGTTCTATACTTACTTGTATGATAGATTCAGATGTAGATATGCTTTATGGTATTGGTGGAGCTCCAGAAGGAGTTATTTCTGCTGCTGTTATAAGAGCATTAGGTGGAGATATGCAAGCTAGATTAAAACTTAGAAGTGAAGTAAAAGGTGCTTCTCTTGAAAATGATAAAATATCTAAATTTGAAAAATTAAGATGTGAAGAACAAGGATTAAAAGTTGGAGAAATCCTAAAAATTGAAGACTTAGCAAAAGATGATGAAATAATTTTCTCTGCTACTGGAATAACAGGTGGAGATTTATTAGAAGGTGTAAAAAGAAAAGGAAATATTGCTAGAACTCAAACTCTTGTTGTAAGAGGTTTATCCAAAACAGTTAGATATATAAATTCTATACATAATTTAGATTTTAAAGATGAAAAAATCACTCATCTAGTAAAATAA
- the def gene encoding peptide deformylase, whose translation MVYEIKKYGEDVLKQIAKEVDLNEINDEFRKFLDDMVETMYETDGVGLAAPQIGVSKRIFVCDDGNGVVRKLINPIIVPLTEETQEFEEGCLSVPGIYKKVERPKRVLLKYLNEYGEEIEEIAENFLAVVVQHENDHLDGILFVEKISPMAKRLIAKKLANMKKETKRIKEENE comes from the coding sequence ATGGTTTATGAAATAAAAAAATATGGAGAAGATGTATTAAAGCAGATTGCAAAAGAAGTAGATTTAAATGAAATAAATGATGAATTTAGAAAATTCTTAGATGATATGGTTGAAACTATGTATGAAACTGATGGAGTAGGACTTGCTGCACCACAAATAGGAGTGAGTAAAAGAATTTTTGTATGTGATGATGGTAATGGTGTAGTAAGAAAGCTTATAAACCCAATAATTGTTCCATTGACAGAAGAAACACAAGAATTTGAAGAAGGTTGTTTAAGTGTACCAGGAATTTATAAAAAAGTTGAAAGACCTAAAAGGGTTTTGTTGAAATACTTAAATGAATATGGAGAAGAAATTGAAGAAATTGCAGAAAATTTTTTAGCAGTTGTTGTACAACATGAAAATGACCATTTAGATGGAATTTTGTTTGTTGAAAAAATTTCTCCTATGGCAAAAAGACTTATAGCAAAAAAATTAGCAAATATGAAAAAAGAAACTAAAAGGATAAAAGAAGAAAATGAATAA
- a CDS encoding sigma-54 interaction domain-containing protein: MKKESSVPILEKILENIDEGLHYVDKECITQIYNQNMEKIEGMDRKLVLGKNFRTIFKNIPEEESTLLKALKGISIKNNVQRYLNKNGKEIIALNTTLPIKLDGEIIGALEISKDITKIKNLSDELIKLQVMNDEIKEKTLLSSKRKKYEFEDIIGTNLNVKRTIELAKKAAKSDAAILIYGETGTGKELLSQAIHYNSSRKDKAFLAINCATLPESLFEAILFGTEKGGFTGAENKIGLFEQANGGTLLLDEINSLPTELQAKLLRVLQEKIIRRIGGTKDIPVDVRIISTTNENPKEIIKAGKMRLDLYYRLNLIFLELPPLRERKDDILLLSKKFLIRYNKKLNKDVKGLTKEVEKIFTEYLWPGNIRELENVIQSSMILTDEMYLTKDFLNIHWDEELFIKKPQKESKAIFVNIVPDNEAMENDSSLLSNLISKMEEKYIREAIDSFPYNLSKAAAYLGISRQTLQYKMKKYNIK, from the coding sequence ATGAAAAAAGAGAGCAGTGTTCCTATTCTAGAAAAAATTTTAGAAAATATTGATGAGGGACTACACTATGTAGATAAAGAGTGTATAACTCAAATATATAATCAAAATATGGAAAAAATTGAAGGAATGGATAGAAAGTTAGTGCTAGGAAAAAATTTTAGAACTATTTTTAAAAATATTCCTGAAGAAGAGAGTACTTTATTAAAAGCTTTAAAAGGTATAAGTATCAAAAATAATGTTCAAAGATATTTAAATAAAAATGGAAAAGAGATTATAGCTTTAAATACAACACTACCTATAAAATTAGATGGCGAAATTATAGGGGCATTAGAAATTTCAAAAGATATCACTAAAATCAAAAATTTATCAGATGAATTAATTAAACTGCAAGTTATGAATGACGAAATTAAAGAAAAAACTCTTCTATCTTCTAAAAGAAAGAAATATGAATTTGAAGATATCATAGGAACTAATCTTAATGTAAAAAGAACTATTGAACTTGCTAAAAAGGCAGCAAAAAGTGATGCAGCTATTTTAATTTATGGAGAAACAGGAACAGGAAAAGAACTTTTAAGTCAGGCAATTCATTATAATAGCTCAAGAAAAGATAAAGCTTTTTTAGCTATAAATTGTGCAACTCTACCAGAAAGTCTATTTGAAGCTATTTTATTTGGAACAGAAAAAGGTGGTTTTACAGGAGCAGAAAATAAAATTGGTTTATTTGAACAAGCCAATGGAGGAACTTTACTTCTTGATGAAATAAATTCACTTCCAACTGAATTACAAGCTAAACTTTTAAGAGTTTTACAAGAAAAAATAATTAGAAGAATTGGAGGAACAAAAGATATTCCTGTTGATGTAAGAATAATTTCAACAACTAATGAAAACCCTAAAGAAATTATAAAAGCAGGAAAAATGAGGTTAGATTTATATTACAGATTAAATTTAATCTTTTTAGAGCTTCCACCTTTAAGAGAGAGAAAAGATGATATTTTACTACTTAGCAAAAAATTTTTGATAAGGTATAATAAAAAACTAAATAAAGATGTAAAAGGTTTAACAAAAGAAGTAGAAAAAATTTTTACTGAATATCTTTGGCCTGGAAATATTAGAGAATTAGAGAATGTTATACAATCAAGTATGATATTGACAGATGAGATGTATCTTACAAAAGATTTTTTAAATATACATTGGGATGAAGAGCTATTTATAAAAAAACCACAAAAAGAAAGTAAAGCCATCTTTGTAAATATAGTTCCAGATAATGAAGCTATGGAGAATGATTCTAGCCTATTAAGTAATTTAATATCAAAAATGGAAGAAAAATATATAAGAGAAGCTATTGATTCTTTCCCTTATAATTTAAGTAAGGCAGCCGCTTATTTGGGGATAAGTAGACAGACTCTACAATATAAAATGAAAAAATATAATATAAAATAA
- the priA gene encoding replication restart helicase PriA — MQYFDIYIDSMKGIYTYSDKNDEFEVGENVIVPFRNIKKSGFIIRKNLKENFDFKVLNISSKVKNSLKLSNEQIKLIEWMTDYYLASYDSVIKAMIPKKIKISYSNVYIINLNKLNILSQYLDNDIIKYMISLTTISYSTAKTKFKKFVVDNLINKCFLYKNDNNIYINMEKFSELKEENKEIFGYFYKKTIVKKEKLEENFKKFDIRELEEKEILKIEANINEKKEYISDSVEKVFENKSLLNKKQLAIKENIENSDKKYFLLKGVTGSGKTEIYIELIKKAFFEGYGSIFLVPEISLTPQMVERFQSEFKNNIAILHSSLSDIERAKEWESIYTGEKKIVLGVRSAIFSPVKNLKYIILDEEHEATYKQDSSPRYNTKYVAIKRCLDEGAKLILGSATPSIESYYYAKTGIYELLSLEDRYGNAEMPDIQVVDMKQEDDLFFSKILLEEIKNTLLKNEQVILLLNRKGYSTYIQCKDCGYVEECDNCSIKMSYYKSTNKYKCNYCGKQIHYTGKCTKCGSTNLIHSGKGIERIEEELKKYFDVPIIKVDSELSRNKDYFSKIYKDFSDKKYSILIGTQIIAKGLHFPNVTLVGVINSDIILNFPDFRSGEKTFQLLTQVSGRAGRGNKKGKVIIQTYEPENNVIKDSKEENYDLFYEKEISSRKVFSYPPFSKILNIGFSSEDEERLLEISKKFYDEIKSQDIELYGPMPSMVYKVQKRFRMNIFVKGSKKKIDKFKLFLKKKLNEFNDTKVRIVVDIDPINMM; from the coding sequence ATGCAATACTTTGATATTTATATAGACTCAATGAAAGGAATATATACTTACTCTGATAAAAATGATGAATTTGAAGTTGGAGAAAATGTTATTGTACCTTTTAGGAATATAAAAAAATCAGGTTTTATAATAAGAAAAAATTTAAAAGAGAATTTTGATTTCAAAGTATTGAATATTTCATCTAAAGTAAAAAATTCATTAAAATTATCAAACGAACAAATAAAGCTTATAGAGTGGATGACAGATTATTATTTAGCTTCTTATGACAGTGTTATAAAAGCTATGATACCAAAGAAAATAAAAATATCATATAGCAATGTTTACATTATTAATCTTAATAAACTTAATATTTTAAGTCAATATTTGGATAATGATATAATTAAATATATGATTTCTTTAACAACAATTTCATATAGTACAGCTAAAACTAAATTTAAAAAATTTGTTGTTGATAATTTAATAAATAAATGTTTTCTATATAAAAATGATAATAATATTTATATAAATATGGAAAAGTTTTCAGAATTAAAAGAAGAAAATAAAGAAATATTTGGATATTTTTACAAAAAAACTATTGTAAAAAAAGAAAAATTAGAAGAAAATTTTAAAAAATTTGATATAAGAGAATTAGAAGAAAAAGAAATATTAAAAATAGAAGCTAATATAAATGAAAAAAAGGAATATATTTCAGATAGTGTAGAAAAAGTTTTTGAAAATAAAAGCCTTTTAAATAAAAAACAATTAGCTATAAAAGAAAATATAGAAAATTCTGATAAAAAATATTTTCTTTTAAAGGGAGTTACTGGCTCTGGAAAAACAGAAATATATATAGAACTTATTAAAAAAGCTTTCTTTGAAGGTTATGGAAGTATATTTCTAGTTCCAGAAATTTCATTGACTCCACAGATGGTTGAAAGATTTCAATCTGAATTTAAAAATAATATTGCTATATTGCATAGTAGTCTAAGTGATATAGAAAGAGCTAAAGAATGGGAAAGTATATATACTGGAGAAAAGAAAATAGTTTTAGGTGTTAGGTCTGCTATTTTTTCACCAGTAAAAAATTTAAAATACATTATTTTAGATGAAGAACATGAGGCTACATATAAACAAGATAGTAGTCCAAGATATAATACTAAGTATGTTGCTATAAAAAGATGTTTAGATGAAGGGGCAAAGTTAATTTTGGGCTCTGCTACTCCTTCTATTGAAAGTTACTATTATGCAAAAACTGGTATCTATGAACTTTTAAGTTTAGAAGATAGATATGGCAATGCAGAAATGCCTGATATTCAAGTAGTTGATATGAAACAAGAGGATGACTTATTCTTTAGTAAAATACTTCTTGAAGAAATAAAAAATACCTTATTGAAAAATGAGCAAGTTATATTACTTCTCAATAGAAAAGGTTATTCTACATATATTCAATGTAAGGATTGTGGTTATGTAGAAGAATGTGATAACTGCTCAATAAAAATGAGTTACTATAAAAGTACAAATAAATACAAGTGTAATTATTGTGGAAAACAAATTCATTATACTGGAAAATGTACAAAGTGTGGAAGTACAAATTTAATTCACAGTGGTAAAGGTATTGAAAGAATAGAAGAAGAATTAAAAAAATATTTTGATGTTCCTATAATAAAAGTTGATAGTGAATTATCAAGAAATAAAGACTATTTTTCAAAAATATATAAAGATTTCTCTGATAAAAAATATAGTATTTTAATAGGAACTCAAATCATAGCTAAGGGCTTACATTTTCCTAATGTAACTTTGGTTGGTGTAATAAATTCTGATATAATTTTGAATTTTCCTGATTTTAGATCAGGAGAAAAAACTTTTCAATTATTGACACAAGTTTCTGGAAGAGCAGGACGAGGAAATAAAAAAGGAAAAGTTATTATTCAAACTTATGAACCAGAAAATAATGTAATAAAAGATAGTAAAGAAGAAAATTATGATTTATTCTATGAAAAAGAAATAAGTTCAAGAAAAGTTTTTTCTTATCCTCCTTTTTCAAAAATTTTAAATATAGGTTTTAGTTCAGAAGACGAAGAAAGACTTTTAGAGATATCTAAAAAGTTTTATGATGAAATAAAATCGCAGGATATAGAATTATATGGCCCTATGCCTAGTATGGTATACAAGGTTCAAAAAAGATTTAGAATGAATATTTTTGTAAAAGGTAGTAAAAAGAAAATTGATAAATTTAAACTATTTTTAAAGAAAAAATTAAATGAATTTAATGATACAAAAGTTAGAATAGTTGTTGATATAGATCCAATTAATATGATGTAG
- a CDS encoding DEAD/DEAH box helicase: protein MKIDLLDIETQYINNRNLNYAKKHYIELEDGIIRLEITYIDKIDSTFIEMESIIAGYENETSLTINNEGNYEHSSCTCGFHNSMEPCGHVWQLAKYVIDNNLEAPYEYEKDEDKEETIEKYFEKRSKIIQETIDNEWFKEILKEEIIDKLSKIETSSLNLVPSIEFDELSSSRNFPKIKFKIGRDKLYTIRDIYTQIITAIKNKEFKNFGKELKVSMYYDTFTDFSKKQLDFIIKYPNNINQSKKNMIDLNENNMDDFYNTYFDSPYGEIIFEEEDFKTELIIEKNDIDYEIYLKNKFYNPKEKKKERIQDKSDWRSYRFNYELPFTTKNFIVTKNRIYKYDKKSKIFLYMNINEYEMKLFYKLARESLILSEDKFFEIFSFFQDKLEHFNISEEYLDLIKNYSNKKPKIYLDINSDGYLIFKLEYKNHFVNTNLIQIVEIFEMLNPNIIENLKNYINFYQKVYEINETMIIDKKSEIDKFIEDIIPLLHSYADIYLSQSIKNFNKTRKINYSVGVKVASNFLELDFSSTDLDKGEIIDILNQYRAKKKYYRLKKGEIILMDQEQLEFLDDFIKDFNIKDADLKKGNIKIPNFRAHQLNALQNKYMNIEKNQDFNKLFEQKIEKIPAKYKKILREYQIVGVEWMLKLRSMNLGGILADDMGLGKTLQVIAYLESIERERPCLIITPASLILNWENEFNKFNSSVSILSIYGDRKNREELLTNLKNEVVITSYDYLKRDTDLYDDIEFDTIILDEAQYIKNHKTKVAQAVKKINSKFKLALTGTPLENSLAEIWSIFDFLMNGYLFNYDYFYKNYERAIVLQGEKNVTERLKNMVEPFILRRLKKDVLRELPEKIEETYFIEMNQEEKNLYQANLVKINETLVQNIDVNTNKIEVLAMLTKLRQICIDPRLLYEDISSSSSKINACIELIEKSIENKQRILLFSSFTTVLDLVAQECDNLSIPYFMLTGETNKVKRNQLVEDFQNDAVPLFLISLKAGGTGLNLTKASVVIHLDPWWNISAQNQATDRAHRIGQEDTVQVFSLITKNTIEEKILNLQNKKKELSDIFVENSKGSFSSLTKEELLDLFRLE, encoded by the coding sequence ATGAAAATTGATTTATTAGATATAGAAACTCAATATATAAACAATAGAAATTTAAACTATGCTAAAAAACATTATATAGAATTAGAGGATGGAATTATAAGATTAGAAATAACTTATATTGATAAAATAGATTCCACATTTATAGAGATGGAAAGTATAATTGCTGGCTATGAAAATGAAACTTCTTTAACTATAAATAATGAGGGAAATTATGAGCATAGTTCATGTACTTGTGGTTTTCATAATTCTATGGAACCTTGTGGACATGTTTGGCAATTAGCAAAATATGTTATAGATAATAATTTAGAAGCTCCTTATGAATATGAAAAAGATGAAGATAAAGAAGAAACTATTGAAAAATATTTTGAAAAAAGAAGTAAAATAATTCAAGAAACAATTGATAATGAATGGTTTAAAGAAATTTTAAAAGAAGAGATAATAGATAAACTTAGTAAAATAGAAACTTCTTCTCTAAATTTAGTACCTAGTATAGAATTTGATGAACTTAGTAGCAGTAGAAATTTTCCTAAAATAAAATTTAAAATAGGAAGAGATAAGTTATATACAATAAGAGATATTTATACACAAATTATAACTGCTATTAAAAATAAAGAATTTAAAAACTTTGGAAAAGAATTAAAAGTTAGTATGTATTATGATACTTTTACTGACTTTTCAAAAAAACAATTAGATTTCATAATAAAATATCCTAATAACATAAATCAATCCAAGAAGAATATGATAGACTTAAATGAAAATAATATGGATGATTTTTATAACACTTATTTTGATAGTCCTTATGGTGAAATTATCTTTGAAGAAGAAGATTTTAAAACAGAATTAATCATAGAGAAAAACGACATAGACTATGAGATATATCTTAAAAATAAATTTTATAATCCAAAAGAAAAGAAAAAGGAAAGAATCCAGGATAAATCAGATTGGCGTAGTTATAGATTTAATTATGAACTTCCATTTACAACAAAAAATTTTATTGTTACTAAAAATAGGATTTATAAATATGATAAAAAAAGTAAAATTTTTCTATATATGAATATCAATGAATATGAAATGAAATTATTTTATAAATTAGCAAGAGAAAGTTTAATATTATCAGAAGATAAATTTTTTGAGATTTTTTCATTCTTTCAAGATAAATTGGAGCATTTTAATATTTCAGAAGAATATTTAGACTTAATTAAAAATTATTCAAATAAAAAACCTAAAATTTATTTAGATATTAATAGTGATGGGTATCTTATCTTTAAGTTAGAATATAAAAATCATTTTGTAAATACAAATTTAATTCAAATTGTAGAAATATTTGAAATGTTAAACCCCAATATTATTGAGAACTTAAAAAATTATATAAATTTTTATCAAAAAGTATATGAAATAAATGAAACTATGATTATAGATAAAAAATCAGAAATTGATAAATTTATAGAGGATATTATCCCATTACTTCATAGCTATGCTGATATATATTTAAGTCAGTCTATTAAAAACTTTAATAAAACTAGAAAGATTAATTATTCTGTTGGAGTTAAAGTAGCTTCTAATTTTTTAGAGTTAGATTTCTCTTCAACTGACTTAGATAAAGGAGAAATTATTGATATATTAAATCAGTATAGAGCTAAAAAGAAGTATTATAGATTAAAAAAAGGCGAAATAATACTGATGGATCAGGAGCAACTTGAATTTTTAGATGATTTTATTAAAGATTTTAATATAAAAGATGCTGATTTAAAAAAAGGAAATATAAAAATTCCAAATTTTAGAGCTCATCAATTAAATGCTCTTCAAAATAAATATATGAATATAGAGAAAAATCAAGATTTTAATAAATTATTTGAACAAAAAATTGAAAAAATTCCTGCTAAATATAAAAAAATTTTAAGAGAATATCAAATTGTTGGTGTTGAATGGATGTTAAAATTAAGATCTATGAACTTAGGAGGAATACTAGCAGATGATATGGGACTTGGTAAAACTTTGCAAGTTATTGCCTATTTAGAAAGCATTGAAAGAGAAAGACCTTGTTTAATTATTACACCAGCTTCTCTAATTTTAAACTGGGAAAATGAATTTAATAAATTTAATTCATCAGTTTCAATACTATCAATATATGGAGATAGAAAAAATAGAGAAGAGCTTCTTACTAATTTAAAAAATGAAGTGGTAATAACTTCTTATGATTACTTAAAAAGAGATACTGATTTATATGATGATATTGAATTTGATACTATTATCTTAGATGAAGCTCAATATATTAAAAATCATAAAACAAAAGTAGCTCAAGCTGTAAAAAAAATAAATTCTAAATTTAAGCTAGCACTTACAGGAACACCATTAGAAAATAGTTTGGCTGAAATATGGTCTATTTTTGATTTTCTAATGAATGGCTATCTATTCAACTATGATTATTTTTATAAAAATTATGAAAGAGCTATTGTTTTGCAAGGTGAAAAGAATGTTACAGAAAGATTAAAAAATATGGTTGAGCCATTTATACTGAGAAGATTAAAAAAAGATGTGCTTAGAGAATTACCAGAAAAAATTGAAGAAACATACTTTATTGAAATGAATCAAGAGGAAAAAAATCTATATCAGGCAAATCTTGTAAAAATTAATGAAACTTTGGTTCAAAATATAGATGTCAATACCAATAAAATTGAAGTCTTAGCTATGTTAACAAAATTGAGACAAATTTGTATAGACCCAAGGTTATTATATGAAGATATAAGCTCTTCTTCTTCAAAAATTAATGCTTGTATAGAATTGATAGAAAAAAGTATAGAAAATAAGCAGAGAATATTACTATTTTCTTCATTTACAACTGTACTTGACTTAGTTGCACAAGAATGTGATAATCTATCAATTCCATATTTTATGCTGACTGGAGAAACGAATAAAGTAAAAAGAAATCAATTAGTTGAGGATTTTCAAAATGATGCAGTACCTTTATTTCTAATTTCTTTAAAAGCAGGTGGAACTGGTTTAAATTTAACTAAGGCAAGTGTAGTTATTCACTTGGATCCTTGGTGGAATATATCTGCACAAAATCAAGCAACAGATAGAGCACATAGGATAGGACAAGAAGATACCGTTCAAGTATTTAGCCTTATTACAAAAAATACAATAGAAGAAAAAATTTTGAATCTACAAAATAAAAAGAAAGAATTAAGTGATATTTTTGTAGAAAATTCTAAGGGAAGTTTTTCCAGTTTGACAAAAGAAGAGTTGTTAGATTTATTTAGGTTGGAATAA